One part of the Nymphaea colorata isolate Beijing-Zhang1983 chromosome 8, ASM883128v2, whole genome shotgun sequence genome encodes these proteins:
- the LOC116259135 gene encoding 40S ribosomal protein S15a-1-like isoform X3, whose protein sequence is MVRISVLNDALKSMYNAEKRGKRQVLIRPSSKVIIKFLLVMQKHGYIGEFEVVDDHRANKIVVELNGRMNKCGVISPRFDIGVKEIESWTARLLPSRQFGYIVLTTSAGIMDHEEARRKNAISGEPKKALPCS, encoded by the exons ATGGTCAGGATCAGTGTACTGAATGACGCTCTAAAGAGCATGTACAATGctgaaaaaagaggaaaacgaCAGGTCTTGATTCGTCCCTCATCGAAAGTTATCATCAAGTTTCTTTTGGTGATGCAGAAACATG GTTACATTGGAGAATTTGAAGTTGTTGATGACCATAGAGCAAACAAAATTGTGGTTGAGTTGAACGGTAGGATGAACAAGTGTGGAGTAATTAGCCCTCGATTTGATATTGGAGTTAAGGAGATTGAGTCATGGACTGCCCGTCTACTTCCTTCAAGACAG TTTGGTTACATTGTCTTAACTACATCTGCTGGCATCATGGACCATGAAGAAGCCAGGAGGAAGAAT
- the LOC116259135 gene encoding 40S ribosomal protein S15a-1-like isoform X1, whose protein sequence is MSILETHDGDWHIFSFVKMVRISVLNDALKSMYNAEKRGKRQVLIRPSSKVIIKFLLVMQKHGYIGEFEVVDDHRANKIVVELNGRMNKCGVISPRFDIGVKEIESWTARLLPSRQFGYIVLTTSAGIMDHEEARRKNAISGEPKKALPCS, encoded by the exons ATGTCCATATTGGAAACTCATGATGGAGATTGGCATATTTTCAGCTTTGTGAAGATGGTCAGGATCAGTGTACTGAATGACGCTCTAAAGAGCATGTACAATGctgaaaaaagaggaaaacgaCAGGTCTTGATTCGTCCCTCATCGAAAGTTATCATCAAGTTTCTTTTGGTGATGCAGAAACATG GTTACATTGGAGAATTTGAAGTTGTTGATGACCATAGAGCAAACAAAATTGTGGTTGAGTTGAACGGTAGGATGAACAAGTGTGGAGTAATTAGCCCTCGATTTGATATTGGAGTTAAGGAGATTGAGTCATGGACTGCCCGTCTACTTCCTTCAAGACAG TTTGGTTACATTGTCTTAACTACATCTGCTGGCATCATGGACCATGAAGAAGCCAGGAGGAAGAAT
- the LOC116259135 gene encoding 40S ribosomal protein S15a-1-like isoform X2, with amino-acid sequence MSILETHDGDWHIFSFVKMVRISVLNDALKSMYNAEKRGKRQVLIRPSSKVIIKFLLVMQKHGYIGEFEVVDDHRANKIVVELNGRMNKCGVISPRFDIGVKEIESWTARLLPSRQFGYIVLTTSAGIMDHEEARRKNVGGKVLGFFY; translated from the exons ATGTCCATATTGGAAACTCATGATGGAGATTGGCATATTTTCAGCTTTGTGAAGATGGTCAGGATCAGTGTACTGAATGACGCTCTAAAGAGCATGTACAATGctgaaaaaagaggaaaacgaCAGGTCTTGATTCGTCCCTCATCGAAAGTTATCATCAAGTTTCTTTTGGTGATGCAGAAACATG GTTACATTGGAGAATTTGAAGTTGTTGATGACCATAGAGCAAACAAAATTGTGGTTGAGTTGAACGGTAGGATGAACAAGTGTGGAGTAATTAGCCCTCGATTTGATATTGGAGTTAAGGAGATTGAGTCATGGACTGCCCGTCTACTTCCTTCAAGACAG TTTGGTTACATTGTCTTAACTACATCTGCTGGCATCATGGACCATGAAGAAGCCAGGAGGAAGAATGTTGGTGGAAAAGTCCTGGGCTTTTTTTACTAG
- the LOC116259144 gene encoding endoglucanase 16 encodes MTFAVRLLTALALAWLVVSDSWLTSVQADFNYKDALSKSILFLEAQRSGRLPPDNRIPWRGPSGLQDGNHSNVDLVGGYYDAGDNVKYGLPMAFTVTTLAWGALAYGAQLQQAGELENVRSAIRWGTDYFLKACSRRDLLWVQVGDPVADHQCWTRPENMNTPRTLYNIDHNTPGTEIAAETAAAFAASSIVFRKADHPYSRRLLNKAKLLFKFAVEHKGSYDGECPFYCSFSGYNDELLWAASWLYMATKREVYLKYIQDQGITASVDEFSWDLKYAGVQVLLSSLYFAGEKSLETYKSQADNFVCSVLPDSPYSKISLSPGGLIHIRDGANTQYVTSTAYLLSVYSDILTKYGQSVDCGGRSFQPSDLMAFAKGQIDYLLGNNPKGMSYMVGFGEKSPQQAHHRGASVPEMSPDSLVTCALSFTMWFKREGPNFHELTGAIVGGPDRYDNFEDLRWDSTKLEPTTYINSLAVGVLAKLAAP; translated from the exons ATGACGTTCGCCGTTCGGCTGCTAACCGCGCTAGCCCTTGCATGGCTTGTTGTTTCTGATTCGTGGTTGACATCAGTTCAGGCCGATTTCAATTACAAGGACGCACTCTCTAAATCTATCCTCTTCCTCGAGGCACAGAGATCGGGAAGGCTTCCTCCCGATAACAGAATCCCTTGGAGGGGGCCTTCTGGCCTCCAGGATGGCAACCATTCTAAT GTGGACCTTGTTGGCGGATACTACGACGCAGGAGATAACGTGAAGTACGGACTTCCTATGGCGTTCACTGTGACCACCCTCGCGTGGGGAGCCCTTGCCTACGGAGCACAGCTTCAGCAGGCGGGGGAGCTGGAAAACGTCCGGTCAGCCATCCGTTGGGGAACCGATTATTTCCTCAAGGCCTGCTCTCGACGCGATCTCCTGTGGGTGCAG GTGGGTGACCCCGTGGCGGACCACCAGTGCTGGACAAGACCAGAGAACATGAACACCCCACGGACGCTGTACAATATCGATCATAACACACCTGGAACAGAAATCGCAGCGGAGACCGCGGCAGCTTTCGCCGCATCGTCCATAGTCTTCAGAAAGGCTGATCATCCCTACTCTCGCCGTCTTCTCAACAAAGCCAAATTG CTGTTTAAGTTCGCAGTGGAGCACAAGGGGAGTTATGATGGCGAATGTCCGTTCTACTGCTCGTTTTCAGGATACAAT GATGAGCTGTTATGGGCGGCTTCATGGCTGTACATGGCCACCAAGAGGGAGGTCTATCTAAAATACATTCAAGATCAAGGCATAACTGCAAGCGTGGATGAGTTCAGCTGGGACCTCAAGTACGCGGGAGTCCAGGTTCTCCTGTCCAGc TTGTATTTCGCAGGTGAGAAAAGCCTGGAGACCTACAAGTCACAGGCCGACAACTTCGTATGCTCGGTCCTTCCGGACAGCCCCTACAGcaagatctctctctccccag GCGGCTTAATTCACATCCGGGACGGGGCCAACACACAATACGTCACGAGCACGGCTTACCTGCTCAGCGTTTACAGCGACATCTTGACCAAATACGGGCAATCCGTCGACTGCGGTGGCCGCTCCTTCCAACCCTCCGACCTTATGGCCTTCGCCAAAGGGCAG ATCGACTATCTGCTGGGAAACAACCCGAAGGGCATGTCCTACATGGTAGGTTTCGGAGAGAAATCGCCTCAGCAAGCGCACCATCGGGGGGCGTCGGTGCCGGAGATGAGCCCAGACAGCCTGGTGACCTGCGCCCTCAGCTTCACCATGTGGTTCAAGAGGGAGGGACCCAACTTCCACGAGCTCACCGGCGCCATCGTGGGAGGCCCCGACCGCTACGACAACTTTGAGGACCTGAGGTGGGACTCCACCAAGCTGGAGCCCACCACCTACATCAACTCCCTCGCCGTCGGCGTCCTCGCCAAGCTGGCCGCACCCTGA